A window of Polaromonas hydrogenivorans contains these coding sequences:
- the phbB gene encoding acetoacetyl-CoA reductase, with amino-acid sequence MSNKVAYVTGGMGGIGTAICQRLAKDGFTVIAGCGPTRDFTKWLDEQKALGYSFHASVGNVGDWDSTVAAFDKVKAEHGPVSVLVNNAGITRDGQFRKMSKADWDAVISTNLDSMFNVTKQVIEGMVEAGFGRVINISSVNGQKGQFGQVNYSTAKAGLHGFTMALAQEVASKGVTVNTVSPGYIGTDMVKAIRPEVLEKIVAGVPAKRLGQPEEIASIISWIASDEGGYATGADFSLNGGLHMG; translated from the coding sequence ATGAGCAACAAAGTAGCGTACGTAACAGGTGGTATGGGCGGCATCGGAACCGCCATCTGCCAGCGGTTGGCCAAGGATGGCTTCACGGTCATCGCCGGTTGTGGTCCCACGCGGGACTTCACCAAATGGCTCGACGAGCAAAAAGCCTTGGGTTATTCTTTTCACGCCTCTGTCGGCAATGTGGGTGACTGGGACTCCACCGTGGCTGCGTTCGACAAGGTCAAGGCAGAGCATGGTCCGGTCAGCGTGCTGGTGAACAACGCGGGTATCACGCGTGATGGCCAGTTCCGCAAAATGAGCAAGGCCGACTGGGATGCCGTGATTTCGACCAACCTCGACAGCATGTTCAATGTGACCAAGCAGGTCATTGAAGGCATGGTTGAGGCCGGCTTTGGTCGCGTCATCAACATCTCTTCGGTGAACGGCCAAAAGGGCCAGTTTGGCCAGGTGAACTATTCCACCGCCAAAGCCGGCCTGCATGGTTTCACCATGGCGCTGGCGCAGGAAGTGGCAAGCAAGGGCGTGACGGTGAACACCGTCAGTCCAGGCTACATCGGCACCGACATGGTCAAGGCGATTCGTCCTGAAGTGCTGGAGAAAATTGTCGCTGGCGTGCCTGCCAAGCGCCTGGGTCAGCCGGAAGAAATTGCATCCATCATCTCCTGGATTGCTTCTGATGAAGGTGGTTACGCCACCGGCGCCGATTTCTCCCTGAACGGCGGCCTGCACATGGGTTGA
- a CDS encoding ComEA family DNA-binding protein — MLKKLLAFLAAMSLSAAFAVVDINKASEADLDGIKGVGPATSRLIVTERKKSEFKNWADFIARVKGVGEKNAAKFSTEGMTVGGVPYQAATKIDAKTSKKEEKAMTIKPAASTASAAKN; from the coding sequence ATGCTCAAAAAATTACTGGCGTTTCTCGCTGCCATGTCACTGAGCGCAGCCTTTGCCGTAGTGGACATCAACAAGGCCAGCGAAGCTGATCTGGATGGCATCAAGGGTGTCGGTCCGGCCACCAGCCGGTTGATTGTTACCGAGCGCAAAAAATCAGAGTTTAAAAACTGGGCTGACTTCATCGCTCGCGTCAAGGGTGTCGGCGAAAAAAATGCTGCCAAATTCTCCACCGAAGGCATGACCGTGGGCGGTGTGCCATACCAGGCCGCCACCAAAATCGATGCGAAGACAAGCAAAAAGGAAGAGAAGGCCATGACCATCAAGCCTGCGGCCAGTACAGCCAGTGCGGCGAAAAATTAA
- the rfaD gene encoding ADP-glyceromanno-heptose 6-epimerase, with protein sequence MKIVVTGAAGFIGSNLVKGLNARGIDDIIAVDDLTQGDKFRNLADLRIADYMDAGDFYDRFADGAFGHVEAVFHEGACSDTMELDGKYMMTNNYTLSCDLFRACQNQNTRLLYASSAATYGGSDTFSESPEFEKPLNVYGYSKLLFDQHMRRELGMRFENAQTQVAGFRYFNVYGPREQHKGRMASVAFHQFNQFQADGKVKLFGDYGGYGPGGQMRDFVFIDDVVAVNLWFFDNPEKSGIFNLGTGRAQPFNDVAIAVVNTLRQSQNAAPLSLEDAVRGGMIDYIGFPEALVGKYQSYTQADLGALRAAGCQHAFADVQSGVTAYMQWLSIATN encoded by the coding sequence ATGAAAATCGTAGTCACCGGCGCTGCCGGCTTCATCGGCAGCAACCTGGTCAAGGGACTCAATGCCCGTGGCATTGACGACATCATTGCCGTCGATGACCTGACCCAAGGCGACAAATTCCGCAACCTGGCCGACTTGAGAATCGCCGACTACATGGATGCGGGCGACTTTTACGACCGGTTTGCCGATGGCGCTTTCGGGCATGTCGAAGCGGTGTTCCATGAAGGGGCCTGCAGCGACACCATGGAACTGGACGGCAAATACATGATGACCAACAACTACACGCTGTCGTGCGATCTGTTTCGTGCCTGCCAGAACCAGAACACCCGCCTGCTCTATGCCTCGTCAGCCGCCACTTACGGTGGCTCGGATACCTTTAGCGAATCCCCCGAATTCGAAAAGCCGTTGAATGTTTACGGCTACTCCAAGCTTCTGTTTGACCAGCACATGCGGCGCGAACTCGGCATGCGGTTTGAAAATGCACAAACGCAAGTTGCCGGCTTTCGGTACTTCAATGTTTATGGTCCGCGCGAGCAGCACAAGGGCCGCATGGCCAGTGTGGCCTTTCACCAGTTCAACCAGTTTCAGGCCGATGGCAAGGTCAAGCTGTTTGGCGACTATGGCGGCTACGGTCCGGGCGGACAAATGCGCGACTTTGTCTTTATCGACGACGTGGTGGCAGTGAACCTCTGGTTTTTTGACAACCCTGAAAAATCCGGTATTTTCAACCTGGGAACGGGTCGTGCGCAACCCTTCAACGACGTCGCCATTGCCGTCGTCAACACCTTGCGCCAGAGCCAGAACGCAGCTCCGTTGAGTCTTGAAGACGCCGTACGTGGAGGCATGATTGATTACATCGGTTTTCCCGAAGCACTGGTTGGCAAGTACCAAAGCTACACCCAGGCAGATTTGGGCGCCCTGCGCGCAGCAGGCTGCCAGCACGCTTTTGCCGACGTGCAATCGGGTGTGACGGCCTATATGCAGTGGCTGAGCATCGCCACAAACTGA
- the rfaE1 gene encoding D-glycero-beta-D-manno-heptose-7-phosphate kinase, which translates to MNLNLNLTITPQKIASARVLVVGDAMLDRYWYGAVDRISPEAPVPVVRVTRTEERIGAAANVAYNIVTLGAQASLLSVVGEDEASHTLENLVAKTGITPYFGRDAKLKTTVKLRVIGRQQQLLRLDFENTPEHEVLASQSATFEKLYPQHDAVLFSDYGKGGLAHIVTMIAQARAAGKVVLVDPKGSDFARYKNASVITPNRAELEQVIGLWSNEAELRTKTHHLRAALNLQAVLVTRSEEGMTLFDAQGELHVPTVAREVFDVTGAGDTVIATLATMAAAGMSLRDAVPIANRAAGIVVGKFGTATVNYSELFAFS; encoded by the coding sequence ATGAACTTGAACTTGAACTTGACAATAACTCCTCAAAAAATTGCTTCAGCCCGCGTTCTGGTGGTTGGAGATGCCATGCTGGACCGTTATTGGTACGGCGCGGTGGACCGCATTTCGCCCGAGGCCCCAGTTCCCGTCGTGCGCGTGACGCGTACCGAAGAGCGTATTGGCGCAGCGGCCAACGTGGCCTACAACATCGTGACGCTCGGCGCGCAAGCTTCATTGCTAAGCGTGGTGGGCGAGGACGAAGCCAGCCATACGCTGGAGAATCTGGTTGCAAAAACCGGCATCACGCCCTATTTTGGCCGCGATGCAAAGCTTAAAACCACCGTCAAGCTGCGGGTGATCGGGCGCCAGCAGCAACTGCTGCGGCTGGATTTTGAAAACACGCCTGAACATGAAGTGCTGGCCTCCCAATCCGCGACCTTTGAAAAGCTGTATCCGCAGCATGATGCGGTGCTGTTTTCAGACTACGGCAAGGGCGGGCTGGCGCACATCGTGACCATGATTGCCCAGGCACGCGCTGCCGGCAAAGTGGTCCTGGTTGATCCCAAAGGTTCGGACTTTGCACGCTACAAAAACGCCAGCGTCATCACGCCCAATCGGGCAGAGCTTGAACAGGTGATTGGCCTCTGGAGCAATGAAGCCGAACTGCGCACCAAAACCCATCATCTGCGAGCCGCGCTCAACCTGCAGGCCGTGCTGGTGACGCGCAGCGAAGAAGGCATGACGCTGTTCGATGCACAGGGAGAACTGCATGTACCCACGGTGGCCAGGGAGGTGTTTGACGTCACCGGTGCGGGCGATACCGTGATTGCCACACTGGCCACGATGGCCGCGGCTGGCATGAGTCTGCGTGATGCCGTACCGATTGCCAACCGTGCGGCCGGCATTGTCGTCGGCAAGTTTGGTACGGCCACCGTCAATTACAGCGAACTCTTCGCATTCTCCTGA